One Elaeis guineensis isolate ETL-2024a chromosome 10, EG11, whole genome shotgun sequence genomic window carries:
- the LOC105052187 gene encoding noroxomaritidine/norcraugsodine reductase, translating to MEIEKTTMEVAGSRVNSIAKKWTLNGTTALVTGGTKGIGHAIVEELAGFGATVHTCSRNEAELSKCLEQWKSLNIHVTGSVCDVSKRAEREKLMEGVRSIFQGKLNILVNNAGTGIVKAAVHFTAEEYSFLMATNLESAFHLSQLAHPLLKASGAGSIVFISSVAGVVALPTLSIYAATKGALNQLTKNLACEWIKDNIRVNCVAPGFIRTPLVQSVLEDKEATAREVSRIPMGRVAEPEEVASLVSFLCLPAASYITGQVICVDGGRTVSGF from the exons ATGGAAATAGAAAAGACGACCATGGAAGTTGCAGGGAGCAGGGTCAACAGCATAGCAAAAAAATGGACCCTCAATGGAACCACAGCTTTGGTCACTGGAGGCACCAAAGGAATTGG GCATGCCATAGTTGAAGAATTAGCAGGATTTGGAGCAACTGTACACACATGTTCCAGGAATGAAGCAGAGCTCAGCAAATGCCTGGAACAATGGAAAAGTCTGAACATTCATGTCACTGGATCAGTTTGCGATGTCTCAAAGCGAGCCGAAAGAGAGAAACTAATGGAGGGTGTCCGTTCCATTTTCCAGGGGAAACTCAATATCCTT GTTAACAATGCAGGGACAGGCATTGTGAAGGCAGCTGTGCATTTCACTGCTGAAGAGTATTCCTTTCTTATGGCTACCAACCTGGAATCAGCTTTCCATCTGAGCCAACTAGCTCACCCTCTTCTGAAGGCATCGGGGGCGGGCAGCATCGTCTTCATCTCCTCAGTTGCAGGGGTTGTAGCCCTGCCAACTTTATCCATTTATGCAGCAACTAAAG GAGCGCTGAATCAGCTCACAAAGAACCTGGCTTGTGAGTGGATAAAAGACAATATCCGAGTGAACTGTGTTGCTCCAGGGTTCATCCGGACCCCACTCGTACAGTCT GTACTTGAAGACAAAGAAGCCACAGCAAGAGAAGTCTCCCGCATACCCATGGGGCGTGTGGCAGAACCAGAGGAGGTGGCATCTCTTGTGTCGTTCCTATGCCTGCCTGCTGCTTCCTATATCACGGGTCAGGTTATTTGTGTTGACGGAGGTCGGACTGTGAGTGGCTTCTAA